GCACAATCGGCACCGACATCGCCATCATCTTTGCCGGCAAGACCGGTGCCCAGGCGGGAGGATACGCTGCTGGCCGCGACATCCATCTCACCGTCGATGACGCCATCGCAATCCAGCAGCAGGCCACGCTAGTAAAGACCGTAAGCCCCGAACTACGACGCAGCGTCTCTGAGGTCAGCCAGTGGAACGCAGCCAACCGAGCTGTGCGCGGAGTGTGGCCAGAGTATCAGCGATTCCGGTCCCTCACCGTCGAGCAAGGACGCCTCATGACCGAGCAGGACGAAGCTGAGGGAGCACGAGTCATAATACTTGGAGCCGAAGCAAACCGGCAGCTCTTCCCCGGAAAACCGGTCATCGGACAACCGCTTATGGTAAGCGGCTACCAATACACCATCATCGGTGTGCTCGCCAAAAAGAAGCAGAATGGCAGCTACGGCAGCGGCCCGGACAACACACAACTGTTCACAACATACTCCGCCATGGCCCGTGACTTCCCACCCACCGAAGGCCCCGGCGTCATTCGCGGATATGTAAACAACATCGTCGTCGAACCGGTATCGCCCGAGATGCATGAAAAAGCATTGGCCCAAGTCACACGAATCATCGCGGAGCGCCATCACTACGATCCCAACGACAAAGAAGCGTTGTGGATCTGGGACACTCTCGAAGGCTCGAAGTTTACCGAGCGCATCTTCAGCGTCATGACGTTCTTCTTCGGAGCGGTAGCGCTCCTCACTCTCGCTCTGGGTGGTATCGGGGTCATGAATATCATGCTGGTCGCGGTCACTGAACGCACTCGCGAAATCGGTGTACGCAAAGCGCTCGGTGCGACGGCCATCGACATCAAACGCCAATTTCTCGTCGAGTCCGCAATCATCACGTTGGTAAGCGGTCTCGGTGGCCTTGCACTCGGAGTCGGTGTCTGCATAGCGATGCGCTACGTCCCGCTCCCTGACTTCGTGCCACATCCAGTAATCTCT
This Tunturibacter gelidoferens DNA region includes the following protein-coding sequences:
- a CDS encoding ABC transporter permease, yielding MQTLSALWDTKLRSFLTMFGIVWGITSVILLVGLGIGFNVDQKEHLRTIGTDIAIIFAGKTGAQAGGYAAGRDIHLTVDDAIAIQQQATLVKTVSPELRRSVSEVSQWNAANRAVRGVWPEYQRFRSLTVEQGRLMTEQDEAEGARVIILGAEANRQLFPGKPVIGQPLMVSGYQYTIIGVLAKKKQNGSYGSGPDNTQLFTTYSAMARDFPPTEGPGVIRGYVNNIVVEPVSPEMHEKALAQVTRIIAERHHYDPNDKEALWIWDTLEGSKFTERIFSVMTFFFGAVALLTLALGGIGVMNIMLVAVTERTREIGVRKALGATAIDIKRQFLVESAIITLVSGLGGLALGVGVCIAMRYVPLPDFVPHPVISPLAIAASLTTLAAITVFAGMYPALRAANLSPMECLRTE